In Neptuniibacter halophilus, the following proteins share a genomic window:
- the dnaG gene encoding DNA primase, protein MAIPDSFIDDLKSRVDIAEFIAASGVELKRAGKSSKALCPMPGHDEKTPSFNVIHDKQFCYCHGCGGGGDVFQFAMATQGITFPEAIEVVAAHAGIEVPSSSSAEKNDWGDVLRKALDNAQSIYRSNLSQGENPEMIQQLKKRQLTPETAAMFGLGIAKDDWAQIKNMLGGHKRLQILTQSGLCFFQEASGENREKFYDRFRDGITIPIKDKSGNLVSFAIRHAEGKSPKYINGIETQIFKKNQILFGLDQVLAESSRPKSIVVVEGYFDVMKMHQHNLRNATAPMGTAITDRQIEQLLRVTNEVTFCFDGDAAGLKAAKSAMFTLLPYIDDHHTFKFCFLPEGHDPDSLLNKEGPESLQRYLDNATPFSQFIFQTMLEGRDLSIQEQVAGMANEFAGLLNQMPESHLKAGIANRFEKHTGMSLVQSLNIKISTKDMSPSQIVNLSNDVRATVAKSSGLAKNAIQVQISADHYRVENSLARFINQSSIIKQSLPVDASREDKVNLLNQAMEQVIINSNLSFKDESGIPVVQILMDAFKDTSQASDAEKRLKQMCVTQLRQILAGHDMSNLVRLISTEVTRIRSLGKHIRHHHPELASSIGDSLNRFQRAVSDNLKFMDALGRFAPNEVYGNAYFNAMQDMKKEVRELQAAFPAGQVAPKAVSGLSM, encoded by the coding sequence ATGGCCATTCCTGACAGCTTTATTGACGACCTAAAATCCCGAGTAGATATCGCGGAATTTATTGCAGCTTCTGGCGTTGAGTTGAAACGAGCTGGTAAATCATCAAAAGCACTCTGTCCTATGCCAGGGCACGATGAGAAAACACCTTCATTCAACGTCATACATGACAAACAGTTCTGTTATTGCCATGGCTGCGGTGGCGGCGGTGATGTCTTCCAGTTTGCAATGGCGACTCAGGGCATCACTTTCCCAGAAGCGATCGAGGTAGTTGCTGCCCATGCAGGGATTGAAGTACCGAGTAGTAGCAGTGCCGAGAAAAATGACTGGGGTGATGTCTTAAGAAAAGCCCTCGATAATGCTCAATCCATCTACCGATCGAACCTTTCTCAAGGTGAGAATCCGGAAATGATTCAGCAACTGAAAAAACGCCAGCTCACACCTGAAACTGCTGCAATGTTCGGACTCGGCATTGCGAAGGATGATTGGGCACAGATAAAAAACATGCTCGGGGGACACAAGCGGCTGCAGATACTCACCCAGTCCGGCCTCTGTTTTTTTCAGGAAGCATCTGGTGAGAACCGGGAAAAGTTCTATGACCGATTTCGGGATGGCATAACCATTCCAATTAAAGATAAGTCGGGCAACTTGGTGAGTTTCGCTATTCGCCACGCGGAAGGAAAATCACCGAAATATATCAATGGCATTGAGACTCAGATTTTTAAGAAGAATCAGATACTGTTTGGTTTAGATCAGGTATTGGCTGAAAGCTCCAGGCCGAAATCTATAGTCGTTGTTGAAGGCTATTTCGATGTAATGAAGATGCACCAACACAACTTGCGGAACGCCACTGCACCGATGGGCACCGCTATCACTGATCGTCAAATAGAACAGCTACTTCGTGTTACGAATGAAGTCACTTTCTGCTTCGATGGAGATGCTGCTGGGCTTAAGGCCGCGAAGAGCGCAATGTTCACCTTGCTGCCTTATATCGATGACCATCACACTTTCAAATTTTGTTTCCTACCTGAAGGGCATGACCCAGACAGCTTGCTTAACAAAGAGGGGCCGGAGTCTCTTCAACGGTATCTGGATAATGCGACACCCTTTAGTCAGTTTATCTTCCAAACGATGCTTGAAGGGCGCGATCTCTCCATCCAGGAGCAGGTCGCAGGTATGGCAAATGAGTTTGCCGGTTTACTCAATCAGATGCCAGAATCTCACCTTAAAGCAGGGATTGCCAATCGATTTGAAAAGCATACTGGAATGTCGCTGGTTCAGTCTTTGAATATTAAGATATCAACCAAAGACATGTCGCCTTCCCAGATCGTCAATCTGAGCAATGATGTTAGGGCAACAGTTGCCAAATCCAGTGGCCTTGCAAAAAATGCGATCCAAGTTCAGATTTCAGCTGATCATTATCGCGTCGAAAATTCATTGGCACGATTCATCAACCAAAGCAGTATCATCAAGCAATCTCTACCTGTAGACGCATCAAGAGAAGACAAAGTTAACCTCCTCAATCAAGCAATGGAACAGGTCATCATCAACTCAAATCTGAGCTTTAAGGATGAATCGGGGATCCCTGTCGTACAGATATTAATGGATGCTTTTAAGGACACATCCCAGGCTAGCGATGCAGAAAAACGATTGAAGCAAATGTGTGTCACACAGCTCCGGCAGATCCTCGCCGGGCATGATATGAGTAATTTGGTACGGTTAATATCGACAGAGGTCACTCGTATTCGAAGCCTCGGGAAGCATATACGCCATCATCACCCGGAGCTGGCATCCTCTATCGGAGATAGCTTGAATCGATTTCAGAGGGCCGTGAGCGATAACCTTAAGTTTATGGATGCTCTGGGCAGGTTTGCCCCTAATGAGGTCTATGGCAATGCTTACTTCAATGCCATGCAAGATATG